ATAAACGGAGTAGAGTTCTAATAACAAGCCGACACAAACCTGTAGCTGTTCATGCTAATCAAAGTATTGATCCTTATTTTTTGCGGTTTCTGTACCCAGAAGAGAGTCGAGAGTTATTGCGAAGAAAGGTTTTTGGAAACAATTGTTGCCCCTCAGAGTTGGAGGCTTATGAACTGCGCATTTTGCAGAAGTGTGATGGACTACCGTTAGCTATAGTGGTAGTTGCAGGTATACTTGTGAATCATCGAGATAGAACAGATTGGTGgaagaaagtagctgaagatgTGAATGATTATGTTGCAAGAAAACAAGAGCAGAGTTATGATGTGATCAAGCTAAGTTACAATCACATGCCATATTATTTGAAGCCATGTTTTCTCTACCTTGGAGTCTTCCGTGAAGATTTTGAGATCCCGGTGTGGAAGTTGGTTCGGCTGTGGATCGCTGAAGGATTTATTCCACGGGATGGGTGTATGAGTCTGGAGGATATAGCGGAGGATTATTTGGAGGAATTGGTGGACAGAAATTTAGTAATGGTGGGGCACAGGAGGTTGACTGGTCAAATAAAAACATGTCGAATTCATGATACTTTGCGTGACTTCTGCAAGAAGGAAGCCACGAAAGAAAATCTTTTCCAAGAAATAAAAAGGTTTGATCAAGCCCCTTCTTTTTCTGCTGACCGTTCTTCTGATGGTTTTCGTCGCTTGTGTGTGAATGCATTTGTTGCTGATTATATTAAATCAAAACCATCTGGTGAATTTGTCCGATCATTTCTGAGCTTTGCCAAGGATGAAACCACTTTGCAACCCGAACATGTCTCATTGATCCCTAAAGCCTTCAAACTTCTTAGAGTTTTAGATGCTAGATCACTTATTTTAACCCGTTTTCCCACTGACTTGCTTTACCTGGTTCTTTTGAAATACATTGCTGTCTCTTGCAACTTCAAAATCCTTCCTGAGAAACTGTCAAATCTCTGGAACTTACAGACTCTCATAGTAGAAACATCATCTCGTACCCTTGAAATTAAAGCAGACATATGGAAGCTTCCACAACTAAGACATGTACACACTAATGCTTCCACAAGTCTGGTAGAATCTAAGAAAGAGCTCATTATTAATGCACACTTGAAAACCCTTTCTACAATTTCACCAGAAAGTTGCAGAGCAGAACTGTTTGTTAGGGCTCCCAAACTCAAGAAGTTGGGTGTATGTGGAAAACTAGTTAATGTCATACAGCCCACTGGTCAGTCTAGCTTGTTTGCCAACCTCTTCAAATTGGAAGACCTTGAAAATTTGAAGCTGTTGAATGATGATATTACTTTTAAGTTACATGCTCTTCCTCAAGAAAACATGTTTCCTAGGAAGCTAACCAGGTTGACTTTACTAAATACCTTGCTCGATTGGAAGCACATGTCCACATTGGGAAAGCTGGAGAAGCTTGAGGTGCTGAAGTTGAAAGATAATGCATTTCAAGGAGAGCTGTGGCGAACAGAAGGTGGTGGTTTTCGTAATCTTAAGGTTTTGCACATTGGCAGTACAAATTTAGTGATGTGGAAAGCTTTGGCTAGTCATTTTCCCATACTAAGAAGCCTGTTCCTCAGGCATTGCACTAAGCTTGAGGCTGTCCCATCTGGTCTTGGAGATATAGCTACCCTCCAAGAAATTGACCTCTACTGTACCAACTCTATGGTCGCTAAATCTGCAAGAAACATTCAagttttgaaattgaaggttCAAGCAAATGATAAGAACAAAAGAGGAGCTGCATTTAAACTCTCAGTTTATCCTCCAGATCAGTGATTCCAACACAAATAAGCTCATAATTGCTGCCTTAACAGGTTAGGAAAAAATTTTGCTTTCTATTCTAATTTCGCTCAAGGTTCTTTTCCCTTCAAAGTTCTATTCTACATGCATGGAGTAATTCAAAATATAGGAGCTAGACTATTTCAACAGCTAACAATTGCTACTTAATTGTTCTTCTtccttctaattttttttaattaatttgcaGAATGTTTAACTTCTGTAAGAGGAAGGCCGTGGATCTACATTGCTGGTTGAAACATTGGGAAGCAGGACAGTTGAGTAGAAATTGTCTCAACTAGATCGTCTGGGACTAAGTTTTCAGCTGGAGAACTGAACTTCTGTATTGGGATTTTCTACTTGTCTCTTTCATGAGAGCCCAGGATTGTACTTCTTTTTTATTCTGGTACTCTTTCGGCAAATTTAACTAGCCTTTGTCTTGTATCTcctcaatttttaaaaattaagtcTTCTTTTATTCTCTCCCTGTATTGATAGCTATCAATGTTACACCCTGACGGCAACAGTCATTCAATCAATAAGAAAACTTGCCTTCCAGCTAAACgcaaaagataaaaagaaaaaaaaagaaatctgcaTGTTTAAAACTTTTATCATTGGAGAAATTTCTGAAACAATTTATTCAAGAGCAGcacttgaaaaatgaaatgaatatgaATGACTTGGATTTGCCTGGAGTCAAAGTTTTTGCCTTGGAGGAGGTAAGTATTTGAACGTATGCCTCTTACGTGAAGTCCATGTATCATCCTTAACAAGAGATTGCGAAGTCATCCATTTGAAGGCGTTTTCGCTAGTAGCTACAAACTTCATGCCTTTAAATTGGCTGAGTAAAATATTAGGATAAAAAGCATACatgctaaaatttttttttcaaaaaatcctATGACGTGAACATGGAAGCCATCCAAAATGTGATCTTCATTCTTAGGGTGTTAATGTTCATGGTTTTTCAAGTAAAGTTTCAAAACAAGGCGTTGCCGTGGATGGTGGTcgaagaaaaatgtagaaaaaggaaGCAGAAGCAGATTCGCGACCCGATCCGCGAGGGACCAGGCTGCGGATGCACTTTTCCCTATTTTAAACATGAATTTCATTCTTCAAAAGTGAACTTTTGGTGATGATCGGCGTCATGACTGGGCTGGTTTTCGTCGAATCAGTTTTTGCTATTTTAggtaatttttgtaatttttaggTTATTTTCTATTTCCAAGTGTTCGTTTGAATCTTGTAAGTCTATTAAGGCATATCTAGCATATCTAAACAcaaatattagtattattagGGTTTAGATAGTTCTAGGGTTTGAGTCTTGTAGGTTATAAATAATCAACCTTATGCAACATTTTCGAAAGTTATGTTagaaatgaataaaatttgagagttttctctttcttgttcctcGAGAACGTCGCTTCATACAAAGTGAGAATGTCTTCTTTGTTCAAGTATCAATCAAGGAATGCGCTTGATTGTGGTGTCTTCTACCCTTCTAACACGGCCTCGAACTGCCCTTGATCGTTTAGAATCCGCAAATTGTtcataacctgatcaagatgGATCTTTCTGCTGCTAGATCGATTCGATTTCTTCTTGAGCAGTCCTTGGAGAATCGAGTTcgcatcagttggtatcagagttttgGCTCTTAATCCAAGTTaatatcctttttctttttttgttttcttctttgttctttGATCAAACCCtacccaattaaaaaaaattttctgttcattgttttagggtttgaatttcaTGTGATCACCTTTGTTGTCGTTTGTTCGATTCTTGTTTTTTGTTGAGTTATCTTTGTTTGTGCtttaattgagtaaaaaaaaaaaaagaaatactgTTCATATTACTGTTCACCTGTCGTTATTGGTCACATACTATAGTGTATACTGTAGTAGTACTGTTTATCTGAAGTATTGTAGCAGTAATGTtcatctgaaaaaaaaaaatttccatacCTTGTGTTGTCTCTTGTTGTTCTTGAGTATTATAGTCGGTTTACAGTTTTCTTAAAATTCTTGGATTGCATAGTTGGGTTTCTTGGAACTCTTGAttcaaagtttccaaatcttgactTTTGAAAACCATAAGTTGATTTTCTTGAACATTGAATTTGCGactatttttgtttcttgtggTGGGCTGAattaaaaaggagaaaaaaaaaaaagaaagaagagaaaagaatttgatccgtgaaaaaaaaggaacaagacAAACAGATCATAGTCTTGAATTTGGAAataagaaaacagttttgaattGGAAACCAAAGTTGACTTGGGTTTTTTGCCTTTCTTAAAATTGCAATTTGCTTTTCAAAAGTGAATCCAAGAATCAATCAACCTAAACCTCCAAATTCCAGCCAAATACAATCGGGTAGAGTTTCTAAGTTTCCAAATTTCTGCCAAGTCATTGTTTTATTAATCCTAaccatttgtttcttttttcttgtctaATTACGTCCAGCTTTTGAGTCGTTTTTAAGTTTACTTGAGTCACAGTCGATCTATTGTCTTCAATTCCTAACCATTGCCACTGTGTTGATTGAATTGTTGAGCCTTCTTGAACAATTGTGAGCAAATTCAATTTGTGTCAAGGATTGTGATCAAGGACTTGAAAGAGTGAAGAGACTATTAGAGTTTGCTTCCTTGAGTGTAAAGTGTAAATACAAGAGTGAATGTAAACATGTGAGAGAGTGAGGTGAGGAATTTTTCTTGCTTCATACTTTCTTGCAGGATAAAGCTTTACTCAATTTCGTTGCATGCCAAATctcaatttgaggacaaattgctttcaagtGGAGGGGAATGATGTGAGCATGGAAGCCATCCAAAATGTGATCTTCGTTCTTAGGGTGTCAATGttcatgatttttcaagtaAAGCTTTAACACAAGGCGTTGGCGTGGACTGTGATCggaaaaaaaacatgaaaaaagGAAGTAGAAGCAGGTTTGCTGTGAGGCCCCGAAAATTAGGttcttatcttttattttgtttttcttacttgCCTTGAATTTGTAGTTGCTTTGATGATTGAGGTGTGTTCTTAACCCTATTACTTTATTTACCTTGGTGCATGTTTAATTTGATACATGTTAAATTTTATAGTGCATGATACTAGTGTGATCGATTAGTGAGGTGCGTGCGATAAATTTGGAGGATTAGAGGGAGTTTTACGCAAAAGAAATTATATAACAAGAAGTGTTAAGAGTTAATTAGAGGGGCATTAGATATGTTAGTGATTAGAGACAAATAGAGAGGCAAAAAGATAGACAATACatcttttcttgatatttgtCAATTAGCCAACCAAGCTTGACCAACTAAGTTTGACTAAGACCatgctttcttcttcttatcttgaccaaacctttttattttcatcattttcttcttcttgcacACAtcatggacgaaattttgagagaggaaagggagagaaaacacaaaaaaaaaaataaaaaattcagcCTTTATCTCTTATTCAAATCATGAAGAATCCAACGAAAAATCCTAATCTACTCCGATCAATCTTGAGATAAGCTTGGAGAGAagattttggtgaagttttagaAGAAGAAAATCTTTCATCCCTCTTGATTTGCTTGTCATCTTTGGGTTTGGAGGTAAAGAGTTGAATTTGGCTAGAAaccttagttttcttttcttatcttaTTTGAGATTTGATGTTATAGAAACTAAAGAAAGCATGTTTGTGGCAATTTCATggttttgctagggtttgtaTGTATATGTGATTATGATGTatttcttgttgaaattttggctTATATGTATTTATTGTTATGTTGGTGATGAAACCTTATGGATTTGTTAGGTAGGTTTGGTTGAcaaattaggaaattaattggAGGAATGTTTGAAAAACCATTGGAGAAAATTCTGCTTGCTGGCCGAAATTTAGGGCTAGAATTGCAGCCTTGATTTCTAAATTTTCATGATGATTTTAAGATCAATTTTGCTCAAAATACTCTATAATATGTTAAGCTATAAGTATGTGCTAGATTTAAACCAAAATCATGAGTTTTAAGTGGTAAGAATACAATTTCTTTCACTGTTTTCATGGCTGGAATTCTGCTCAAAGCTGACCGAGAGAGAGTGTGACTTTATATAgcttttttcttggttttgtgtgaTGCGTATTACTGCCCTAAACACATGATTAGATAGTTACCCTGGTATGAGTAGTGAATTGGAGTGGAAAATGAAAGGTTTTAAAAGGTGAACTACCTTATTTTTCTTCATTGttttgctgctggaaatttccgCAGGAAGCTCTGCATAACTTTGGAAAATTAGTTATAACTTTATGTAGAAAAATCAGAATTGAGTTTcgtttattgcgtttgaaactagattcagagggatttctaccgtgaaaatttcagaatttttctcaattcctatgaatatctgtgattttccaaagttgactaaattttcacacctgttctgtttttctaccggataaagcagcaacttgagactataatttgactgatttttggACAGAATCTTACAAATGTAACTTCGGGAAAACCGTAATCCTTTGAGCCAATTTTCCAAAGGTATAAagtcactacaacaaaaatggcctttTCTGACATGTCTATAAGGACACTTACTGGTTTATGTCATTATAGTATTTCTATTATGACACTTATTATCAACTTAATAATATAtgctctaattttttttattttatctaatataaaaataataatgtatcTTTAGGCTCTCTATCATAACACTTGTGAAAATGTGAGATACatcaagaaaaattaaaacacaaaacGACGTAGTTTTATTTTGGCGGAAGATTCTTTGCCAAAACACTTaagtgaaatctcaaaacttcaTTTTGCCTCCTCGTgaaattttgcttcttcttatCTCTCTcacaaactctctctctctctctcggcaaACTCTCTCTTAAAACTCTTGGCCAAAATTTTGCTTTCCCCGCAAAATTTTCTTACCAATTTATGCCCTCCGCCTCTCTCGGCCACTCTTCTGCCCTCTGCCTTATTGAATAATGCAGAAGCAAGGGGAAGCCCTGGCCGATCTCCCCAACATTTCTAATATCCAAACTGGTGTCCGACGAAAATTAGGGCTTTGAGTCTGAGAGAGACCTTAGATTTAGGGCGGTATTCGCAGCATCTGCACTTATTCTTTCTTGGATTTCAGCGATCAGAGGCAAATGTCGCCTCCTCCTGGACTCTACTTCGGCACTAGCACTTTCGCCTTGGTAAACCATCCGCTaatttttctctaattttttgaaaatttcattttgtttacttttgtcTGATTTTGAGTTCTTTTTGGGTAATTATTTTGTGTCAGTTGGTGATTTGGGGGTTGAGGGTGGATGTTGGGGGTTGAGGGTTTTGGGAAGGAGAAGGTAAAGAAGGTAGAGGAGGTGATGTGGTTGTGGAAGGGAGTGAAGAGGTGGAGGTGGTGGCGGTGATGGGTGGTGGAAGAGCGGTGGACGATGAGACGGTGGAAGCTGTGGTTGTTGGCATAGGAGGGGAGGATGATGGTGGTGGTTGCTGCAGAAGTTCCGGTGGTTGAGGAGTGGATGCCGGTGGTGTTGGCATCTGAAAAAAGATTCCAAAGTAGAAGGTAGTATTGATGCTGTAAAAGATTCCAAAGTGCACATGACTAAGACAACGTCGGTCCTTAGTGGTAGTTTGTTAATGTTATCCTGATGAGTGACGAGAAGCCATTGGGAAGTCTGCATCTATATTATGTACTCCTAACATCTAGCAGCGGACAAGGTATTTTTCTATTCGTGTCAGCGATAATCTATAGGcttaaaagaagaattaaagcCAATATATGAAAGGTCTTCCTACAATGATGATGCATGACAATGACATGATCACGAATTAAATTTGTTATCAAATCGAAGTGGATAAGAAATGTAGGGAAAGAATGTTGCAATTGAGACAATGTTTGACAGAGAGAAGGCattaaaataaagaaagagataGGCCTCTGTTATCAAGGCAAGGACTCTTTTGTAGTCTTGTTAAGTGGCTATTTGTACAAGTGTTACTAAGGTATTGGTAGGCTCTTGGATATTTTTCCTTTAGTTATGGAAGGGGTAGTTATCAAAACCTGCTTCGATCATTTTGTGACAGCTTCAATTCAACTGATTGCTGCTACCATTGGAActctttaatttaatttattagcCAGCCAAAGTTAGGAGTTGGCTAATAAATCGGTTGTAAGTTTAGTTATGTGTTTGGTATGCACAAAAGTCCACTGCTGAAATCACAGCAGACGGAgacagagacagagagagagaggattatacatatacatatatcttTCTTGCGTATAATGTAAGTTTAATAATACCTAAAGGATGATCAAACCTAAAGCTGAAGGAGTTGTTAGAAACCTTAAAgagagatttctgaaattatctctaAAATGGAAGATAAACTAACCGTGTTGGATTTGTCAAGAAAGCATGAGAATTGATTTCGACGTCAAATTGCAATATTTGAGCGATATACTCTATTTGTTTTCATATGTTAGTCATgaattataattaattacttGCAGTCAGTCCCTTAAATGTTAgatcaaaaccaaaaaaatatgtGATGTTTTCTGATAGGGAAACATTTTGTAATGTGTGATGTTTTCTGCATCAGGTGAGGAAGGTGGATATGCTTGAAGAAGTCACTGTTATCTGGTCTGAGAAGGTTAAGGACGAATTGGTGTTGGATACCAATGACGTTGAGCTTGTTTCCCGATCTGCTTCCCTGATAAACCAAGTAAGAGACACTCTGTGCCATATTTATGATATTTGAATCTACAAGTTTTGTTCCTTGTCACTTGTCTTTAAAATGTAGTTCATCTGGCCGAATAGCTAATATACAACCTTTTCTTATTGTGGACAGAAATGCCATGTGTAGAACAAAGATATCCGGAAGTTCCTTGATGGTATCTATGTCAGTGAGAAAGGGCAAATAGCCGAGGAGGAGTGAGAGTTAGTGGCCTACATTTCTTGATCGTTTTCTTGGATTGATTCTCTTTTATCATATCAAGATGCTTGTGGGGATTTCTTAGAGATGACTTCTATTTTGAACTTAAAATAGAAGTCATGTTTTTTGGAGTATATATGCTTGCTTTTAGTGGTCTACTTTAGTGTTTTCTTATCTGTATTTAGAATGTATCAACAGTGTTTTCAACCACTTGCTTGACGATAGCCCATTGCCTGCTAACAATTTAGTTCATCAGTGCTTGTTGCAACCTTTTCCGGTACACACTCACTAAATGGAAAAGGATCTACAGGAGGTGGAAAGCTGAGTCGAAATGGTGAAGTAGAGAAGGGGCTGTTGACGCTAATTTCCTCAGATGCTCCTGGACTTCAGGTGTTGTAACCTATatttggacttttttttttttaatgattagTAGGTAGGTTGTAACAATATATACTAATTTCCTGGATTCCTTTTTAACTGCTTATACATTTTTTCTACATTTCAACTAGTTCATTTTTGGGATTGTAATGCTTCAACACTTTGTTTTTCTTGATTAATTATCCACCAGTTCTTTCCTATTATTTCCAGGTTTGTGACCCCAATGGCCGCTGGTACCTGGCTGATAGTGGCTTTGTTCTTGGGGACCTTTTATTTCTCACAGGCAAGGCTCTCATCCATGCTACAGCTGGTCTAAGGCCTGCGGTTTCACATCGTTCTAGTGGCGGAAGGTAGATATTGGTGCTTAAGTGTAATTTGATAGTTGCCCAAGAATGTCATAggttgaagaaatttctcaacTGATCAGTACACTTTGCCCTGCAGGACATCTCTCGTCTTTAGTCTCATGCCACAAGGCAATGCAATACGTGATTGTTCACCAATTGCAGCAGCTGGTCATGTCATTCCTCAGAGTTATGTGCCAATCTCTGCAACCCAGTTTATGGATGCTATAATAGTACTTGTTATGTGCCAATCTTTGTAATCCAGTTTATGGGTGCTATAATAGTACTTGTTATGTGCCAATCTCTGTAACCCAGTTATGTGCCAATCTCTGTAACCCAGTTTCGATTAGCTATGTTAGTACTTGTTACTGACTTTTAGTTCAATAAATGATAGTTGAGCATTAGCTTTTGCTTTTGCCTTTAAATTACGACAATATTCTattctttgggataattttacaagtcctttgGGTATCTGATTGACGGAATGTATAGCAGGAAGCACAATCAGGTTGcttctttatttaaaaaaaaaatccgggCAGTTAAAAGTGTCAGCATAGCTCAACAACTTCGACAATATTCTGATACTTTCCATTGTTAAGAAAATGGATTTTTGTTGGCAGATGAGATGCTATAATAGCATAGTTTTCCTAACACCTTGAATAGTACGAACCTATCCCCATATTGGAAAGGACAACACTTGTCCGAGGTGTGAGGAAAAGTAAAGTGTCAGCTTAGATTATCTTTACTGACACTTTTAAATGCCATTaaaggtcatttttgttgtagtgagtttataaattttggacttaagaagcttgagatatgatttttcaaatagcatTGCGCAAAACTAGAGAAAATTCTATTCTTCGAAAGTTGTTCCtgctttcatttccaacttcaagttgGAGTTGTAGAACCATTTTAACCTTGGTTTTATGATTGGAGTTGAGATAACTTGGTTGGTTTGGAAGTGTTTTCCTTTGAATATGGTAGCTTGGAGTAAGGGATCTCATGGCACTTTACATACTTGATTTTAGAACTTGAAGATGTCGCCGAAAGTGCTCatgaggcaaacacttaagCATGTTGCCGTGGTGAGTGTTCCCATTGCATGTTTCGTGCTCATTACTGCTAGAAATTGCTAGACACTTGATTTGTCATCtcataggcaagtgtgtactttattgcacttgacctaactcgaCTAAACTTTTGATATCTTGTTCGTGCATGTACCAACAAATTTGATTTCCAAGTAACCTGTATTtggacttgaaatacttgaaatgcttgaaaacaTGATATGTTGAgcttacttgtgacttgatcctgtctaggcgagtgtgctcttatgtACACTCAATCTCTGTGAATTTGAATTACTTGATCTTGCATGTATATGTGTGTACGAATGTAGGCCGGCTGTATTTTTCTTACAGAGGTTGAATTGGACCCTTAGACCCTTATCCGAGACGTCGGGTAAGTTGGAACTTGGGTTACTCATGCGTATGCGTGAATATAAGTCGGTAATGGTTGAACTGAGCGCTCGTTAGACCTCTTGTTTGAGACCAGCCTTAGAGCGGTTGGATAAGTTGGGCAACCTTGGGTAAAGGAAGAATTTCCTAATACTGTTTATTCTGACTGGAACTCTAATCTGAACACTGTGAAATCTTTGATACGGAGCGTTAAGTAAGAACTAACGGCTCCAATCAATAACTGCGTAAGCGTTGGATAACAACCAATGACTTTACTCGTGAATTCTTGAATACTTGGGGCTTTAAGTCATATCATGAATACTTGATTCTTGAATACCTAGGGCCATAAGCCCAACCCCATGGCTAGTTGGTCAAATTGAGCCGGTAAAGGGTTTGGTCGATGAGATTGACGAACCATGGGTACTTTTGGTGTTCAGGGCCGGTAGGGGGATGATCGATGGACGGAGATTGACATTTAGTGGTGATTTACGGATATTATAATTTcttggttgacggagagtcaacgaacCTCAAACAAGCAGTTGTGGAACCTACTCCTGAGAGCAGCCTATATCCTTTTGACATAAATGTGTTCTTTACC
This portion of the Coffea arabica cultivar ET-39 chromosome 2e, Coffea Arabica ET-39 HiFi, whole genome shotgun sequence genome encodes:
- the LOC113732570 gene encoding putative late blight resistance protein homolog R1A-3, yielding MANIPDAALGFILQNLKESVQYNAELIGGVKDNVKELCEDLETLRAFIREYTDKYSDNEILEKLASKIRGVVYRAEDAIETYISCASVQKLRRAISKAAHFVDYISDLRAVGKEIEKVSKDVQEIYQNRAALGFAAMQIEEISNRRQKKKKTPVVEEDNVVGFDDAAKEVIELLTGESDDQSDQLEVISIIGMLGLGKTTLAKKVLNDPKIEYEFYTRAFVNVSQEYERKEMFLKILGQFTQITDQMNKMSDEQLCKELHDQLKTRKYLIVMDDVWTNEAWDQLKGALPNNNKRSRVLITSRHKPVAVHANQSIDPYFLRFLYPEESRELLRRKVFGNNCCPSELEAYELRILQKCDGLPLAIVVVAGILVNHRDRTDWWKKVAEDVNDYVARKQEQSYDVIKLSYNHMPYYLKPCFLYLGVFREDFEIPVWKLVRLWIAEGFIPRDGCMSLEDIAEDYLEELVDRNLVMVGHRRLTGQIKTCRIHDTLRDFCKKEATKENLFQEIKRFDQAPSFSADRSSDGFRRLCVNAFVADYIKSKPSGEFVRSFLSFAKDETTLQPEHVSLIPKAFKLLRVLDARSLILTRFPTDLLYLVLLKYIAVSCNFKILPEKLSNLWNLQTLIVETSSRTLEIKADIWKLPQLRHVHTNASTSLVESKKELIINAHLKTLSTISPESCRAELFVRAPKLKKLGVCGKLVNVIQPTGQSSLFANLFKLEDLENLKLLNDDITFKLHALPQENMFPRKLTRLTLLNTLLDWKHMSTLGKLEKLEVLKLKDNAFQGELWRTEGGGFRNLKVLHIGSTNLVMWKALASHFPILRSLFLRHCTKLEAVPSGLGDIATLQEIDLYCTNSMVAKSARNIQVLKLKVQANDKNKRGAAFKLSVYPPDQ
- the LOC140036348 gene encoding uncharacterized protein gives rise to the protein MFFGVYMLAFSVLVATFSGTHSLNGKGSTGGGKLSRNGEVEKGLLTLISSDAPGLQVCDPNGRWYLADSGFVLGDLLFLTGKALIHATAGLRPAVSHRSSGGRTSLVFSLMPQGNAIRDCSPIAAAGHVIPQSYVPISATQFMDAIIVLVMCQSL